Within the Miscanthus floridulus cultivar M001 chromosome 2, ASM1932011v1, whole genome shotgun sequence genome, the region ATTTTAGAGGCTTGCACGAAGGGCAAGCATTCCCTCGCCACAGATAGTAATAAATATATTATTGTTCCTTGACCGAGCGTACGTTTTTGTTTCGGTCATAGGAGTATACGTTTGTATGAAACATTCCTGCCGGTTTCGTCATGAATGCAGAGTTGCGTATGTGAACaattgtttcatcaaactctgaCTTGATTATCTAGAAACTGCACAACCATCTTCCTAAAACCGTTATAAAAAAAAAACCATCTGCTGGCAACTCTGCATTATCTTCCTAAAACCCTTATAAAAAAAACCCTGCTGACAAAAATGATAAAtgttttttttatgaaaaaaCACACCGCTGGCAACTCCATTTGTTATTTAACATCCCTAATTGTTTTTGCCACCGATTGAAAGTATACAAGTTTGGCAAACAAATGTTGACAAGAACTGATATGTTGAAGTTATTTAAAATGGTCACATGAGAATATAGTGAGAAATTTTACGAGCACATCGGCAGGGATGAAATCGGATCGGATACAAACGGATACAAGTGATCTTACGTTATGGTcctattcgcttcgctgaaaacctatggctgaaagtactgtttgctgatttattgtgatagAAAAACATTATTCCTTCGCTAAAACAGTGAACATGGCCTATGTCCTATACCTCGTATTATAttctatattttttctagcatctCAGAATAGGATACAGATCATTCAAATATTGATATCTATTTTATATAGATATCAGAAATCTGATTTTAAGTATTTACATTCGGATACGGTCAGATATTAAATGTTCGGATATAGATACGCAGGAAATATCCATTCAGTTTTCATCACTGCACATCATTATATATAAACGGTGGTCAAAAGTGCTGCATCTTGGTAAAATATATTGTCTAAACCGTCATTCCTTCTTAGGCACAGCAAAGACAACTACAAACTAATCGAGGTGCAGTGGGCTACTAATGTGGCGGCAAATTAAAGGCCTTTATCATCTCAGAGTCTCCTCCTGCGCTTTACAAATTAATCGATGTGATGTGCAGAGGTGCAATGAACTTTGAGATTTGCCCGCGCATGTGGCGATTTTTCTCGTTCCATGTACAGGCTCTCGTCTCAAAGTACACACCACGTACAACGATGCATGCCACAGGAAAGAATGCTCTCGATCCTAGAACAGCCAAGGGGCAACCGGCAACAGCAGATGCAGCTGCTTTGTTGAGCTACCCTGCCCAACCAAGGACGATGGGCAGACGGAGTCGGGTCAACAGCAAACAAGTCCGGATCAGGACAAGCCAGCTTCACATCAAAATGATGTAACACCAGCAAAAGAGCTCAAAAAGCAAAAGAGACAGGCAGAGGATTCAGGACGCTAGAAGGAGCAAAACAACAAATGAAGAAGATGAAGTATTAAATCGTAGATCAGACAATCTTAGACATACTGTGCTTTTACTCTTTGAGCCAACGAACCATATTTTTCTtcttcaacaacaacaaagcctttaagtcccaaataagttggagtaagctagagttgaaacccatcagaagcaatcacgtgaatagctgtctttcaagcactcctatctaaagctaagtctttgggtatattatatcatttcaagtctccttttattgcctctatccaagtcaacttcggtcttcctctgcctctcttcacgttactatcctgacttaggattccactacgcaccggtgcatctggaggtctccgttgcacatgtccaaaccatctcaaccggtgttggacaagcttttcttcaattggcgctacccctaatctctcacgtatatcatcgttccgaattcgatcccttcttgtatgaccgtaaatccaacgcaacatacgcatttctgcgacacttagctgttgaacatgtcgtcttttcgtaggccaacattttgcaccatacaacatagcaggtctaatcgccgtcctataaaacttgctttttagcttctgtggtactcttttgtcacataggacatcagacgcttgccgccacttcatccaccccgctttgattctatggctaacatcttcatcaatatccccgtttctctgtagcattgatcctaaatatcgaaaggtatccttcctagacactacttaccttccaaactaacatcttactcctcccgagtagtagtgccgaagtcacatctcatatactcagttttagttctactgagtctaaaacctttggactccaaagtctcccgtcataactccaatttctgattcactcatgtccggctttcatcaactagcactacatcgtccgtgaaaagcatacaccaagggatgtccccttgtatgtcccttgtgacctcatccatcactaaagcaaacaaataagagctcaaagctgacccttgatgtagtcctatcctaatcgggaagtcatccgtgtctccatcactagtcacaacattgttgtacatgtccttaatgagcccgacgtatttcgttgggactttatgtttatccaaagcccaccacataacattccttggtattttatcataagccttctccaagtcaataaaaaccatatgtaggtccttcttctccctataccgctctataacttgtcttactaagaaaatggcttccatggttgacctttcgggcatgaaaccaaattggttcatagagacccgcgttattgctctcaagcgatgctcgataactctctcccatagcttcatagtatggctcatcaacttaattccccggtaattcgtacaactttgaatatcccctttattcttgtagatcggtaccaatatacttctcctccactcatcaggtatcttgttcgatcgaaaaatatggttgaacagcttggttagccatactatagctatgtccccgaggcatctttacacctcgattgggataccatccggtcccatcgccttacctcctttcatccttttcaacgcctctgtgacctcagattcttggattctccgcacaaagcgcctattggtatcatcaaaagagtcatccaactgaaaggttgtgtccatattctcaccattgaacaatttgtcaaaatactcttgccatcaatgtcggatctcatcctccttaaccaagagatgctccctttcatccttaatgtacttaacttggttgaagtcccataTCTTCCACAATAAATTTTTCTCCCACAATAAATTAGTCAACGATAtcttcagccatgacttatcagccaacatAACACTTATTTTCGAGGGTTTGGTACGATATTACCAAATAACTATAAACCGTTGATCTACATATTTTGAAACAAAGAAACCAGTACTGCAATACAAAATACTTGTAGCTAGGAATTAGTAGAAAATAAATTGGCTCTGGTATGAGTCTATGACCAAGACCAACTGTCCCGTCACCGGTCCATTTGCTTCATCAATTTTGCCTACTCCACAGATGATGTTCATATGTATATCTTATATCGCCGGTCAATTACAGTAAACTATTCAAATGGACGAAAACAGGTTATCAGATAGTAATTCACTGTTTGAGGAGAAGAAAACCGGTTGGATTCGTCGCCAATCCAAAGAATCTCTCATGGGACAAACTATATAAATTAAACACTATTGGATACTGGAACATAGAATTGAGATCCACATTACCCTTCGTACAGCCTGTTTGTTTGAGTGTGGTTTAtggtaaacgatcgtaaattttcagctggaatagtattttttctctcacacaaaccagccagcagtacttctttatgaatcagcaacgatacgaatcagccaacTGAACATGCTTGtagttgttttctttttcttctaatTTTACAAAATAAGCATACACGATTTCTCGAATAACCTTTCCAAAAAAAATCCCAAATTGTACAAAATGATCAATAGTTTTGGCTTAGTCTCGTCGTGTACACAGTAGAAGAAACCATGCTAAAACTGCAGATTTAAGCACAGAAGTACTTGAACGGGAAAAAAACTCTATACCGACGACGGATCGAGCGTGTGTATGGTGTTGGCATCTGATCTGATGAGGGAATTCAGAAGAATACCCACTTGGACGCCGTCTTCTCCTTCATGGTTTTGGAGTGGAAgagctcgccgccgtcgccgtccccGGCGCCGTGCCGCCGCCTCTCCGCCCCGATGAGCCTGGACAGGAACCTCCTGATCTTCTTGTTCTTGccgctcttcttcctcttcacctCGCCCTTCCCCCTCACCGGTTGCGCCGCCTCCTCGTCTTGCCTCCCCGTCGACGTTGGCGGCTTCTTCTTATTAGCAGAGGTCGGCATGAGCGGCTGGGAGAAGGCGGAGACGTCGACAAAGGAGGATCCGGCGCCGACGACGTGGACGGAGCTGACGTCCGCGGAGAGCGCGGCGTGGTGCGGCGGCGGGGACGAGCCGCCGGAGGAGTACGGGGACGTGGTtgccgaggagaaggaggcgCGCGCGGTGGTGGTCGCCGAGGAGGACGCGGAGAGGTGCGCGAGGCGGTCCCGGAGGCAGTACGGGCAGACGCCCTTGGACATCCGGTGCTCCGGGTGCCGCTTGCACCGGTCCTCCCACTCTGACCGCCGCATGGCCGAACGAATTCGAATTGAACCCCCGGCCGCTGTCTCTGTGCCTCGGTGCGCTTGCTACTGTGCTTGCTGTTGGTTGTTGCTGGGCGTGCCTGGTTCTTAGGGTTTTCGGCGGGCGTGGCGGGGTGGTTGCGCGGTGTTGGCGGTGGCGCAGGGGGAGCGCGCGCGGGGGAGAGAAAGTGAAGTCGCGGGGTCCGTTGAGGAAGAAGGGGAATGGTTGTTGAGATAAAAAGGCCGATACAACTGGCCCTGTTTTCTGTCTTTGTCCTGTGGCAAAACTTTAGCCTTgcattttaatttttttcatgGAAATTTAAATAGGGGTTTAAAATTGAGCAAATAGCTAAAAACTAGGATAAAATCTTTTGCTCCCAAAGATATCCTAAACAAGACTAAACTCTCTCGGGACGGGCGCTAAACACCCCATACCTCTTGCCGCGCGCATACATGGCTGTGTATGGATAATTAAATAAGAGCAAATCAGTCATCGAAGATTAGcggactaaagtttagcccatgAATCAAACAGGACTAAAGTTTAGGCTAAACCTTAGTGTTTGGACCAGTtatccaaacaccaccttataTCGCCATAATGGAGCTTCATTTTgcttcgtttttttttttttgaattaaattGTTAAAAGCCGTGTTTGTGTTTCGTGATTCGTTTTTTGTTTCCTCGCCTGAGACCATCTCTTTCTGCACAAACGGACTCAGGAGATCATCACTGCCAAACCAAAGAGCGGTGCATGGTGAGGTCTGGTGCCTACACGTTCACGTTTGTCGCCAATAAAGGAGCATGTTCATACTGCTAGTTTGTCCTTTTGTGGCAAGTTACCACTAAATAAATTTTCCTAACCTACCCTTGAGGAAATCAATTTGTGATTCCACTAATCAGCAGGCAGGATTTCCCAGTGAAAAGGGGCTGCGCAGTGGATGACTAGCATAGTAGCATGGCTGAAGTTCCCATCGCATGTTTTGGTGAGAAGAATCGGTCGTCCATCAGGACTATAAGTTTGCAATCTCCGGGCATTCCCCTGTTCCGATCCGTCGCCACACACGTCCGCTCAAACGAAACGGAGATTCCCGCACGTCCCGCTGAGTAGACAGGAAGACACGCAAGCACGCACACACAGCGGACGGTCAAAAGAATCTCGTCTCCTAGCTTCCTTTAGCTGCGCGTCTCCCCCAGTGGGGTTTGGTATTCGCGACCTCCTCCAACTTTTCCTTTGTTCTACACTACgggaaaagagaaagaaagaaagaaagaaaaaacacgGTCGAAAGGGAGAAAAGATATGGCCGAGCGAGCGCTCGTGGGAGACAGTGGCCATGGCCCGCGATCGCAACCGCGTGCCGGGGGGATCCATTCCACATCGACGAGTAGCCGTCGGCGTCACTCGCCCGGTGGACTTGGCTGGTCAGCTACGCAGCTATCTGATGCGCGCGTGCACGGCCCGTGTGCCATACGGGTCGGGCGGCACCGGATGGTGGGGGAAGAATTTGGCCCCGTGCTTGATCAGACATCTGGGGGCCACCGACCATAGCTACAGTGCTACTAGTACGTACAGGTGCAGCAAAGCACCGCGTCTGGTGGCGTTCGCGTCGGCTGGACCGCCGCGACAGGACAAGGCAGGGACGCGTGCGGTCGGCGCAGGGCACGCCATGCAGATGCGGTACCACGTGTGCATGGCGCGAGCCGCTTCCGAGCTCTCGCGCTTGTCGTCGTGCTAGCTTCTGGTCGGCGTTTGCGGTCGCCGTGCCGTCCCGCCAGGACTTGCACACAGTTGGCTTGCCCGGCCGGTGAGCCACCAGTGACCAGTTGCCTCCCAGTTCCTTCCGATTGACGTGCATTCATGTttgtttgaagaaaaaaaaaacgagaTCGAGGCTGGTCAATGTCCAGGGATTTTGGGCGTGCCTGCCGTTGCAATTAATTGGAGAGCATGTATGTGCCCCGGCGCAAGTCGTGCCGGGTCGTTTCCGTTCGTCTGACTCTGGCTACCTCCGTTGGGGAGCCTGTATTGGAGAGGCTTGGAGCTGGCATGTGCTCTGGGCCTGTTTATCTGGTATTAAAGTCGTCTGATAAACCAGCTAAAgctattttattatgagagaaaaatattataggcTCTAGCTGATAAGCATTCAAGCGAACGGGCCTGAGTTGTTGCTTATTGTATTGTACgagtactactactacttcttTTCATCGGCATCTGTCTTGCACTTCTTctctggccttgtttagttgagtAAAGTTTAGaattttggttactgtagcactttcgtatttatttggcaattagtatttaattatggactaattagactcaaaacgtttgtctctcgatttccaaccaaactgtgtaattagtttttttcatctacatttaatgctccatgcacgtatcgcaagattcgatgtgatagctactataacactttttaggaaaagtttttgaaactaaacaaggcctctaTCAATACACAGATCGGCaaaattgtaacacctcgggtgttagc harbors:
- the LOC136540497 gene encoding uncharacterized protein, yielding MRRSEWEDRCKRHPEHRMSKGVCPYCLRDRLAHLSASSSATTTARASFSSATTSPYSSGGSSPPPHHAALSADVSSVHVVGAGSSFVDVSAFSQPLMPTSANKKKPPTSTGRQDEEAAQPVRGKGEVKRKKSGKNKKIRRFLSRLIGAERRRHGAGDGDGGELFHSKTMKEKTASKWVFF